A stretch of DNA from Oryza brachyantha chromosome 9, ObraRS2, whole genome shotgun sequence:
CGTCGTCGAGCTGGCCGCAATGGCCGTCCGCCTTGAGCGTCTCGCAGCAGGGGCGCAGCCGCACCGGGAACCTGGCCGAGTCGATGAAGGTGAGGAAGGGGGTGTGgaggtcgaggaggaggaaggtgcTGTTGGTCGGGTCGAGGGCGTCGAGGACGGAGCGGAGCGCGGCGTTGTGCTGGTCGGAGCCGGCGTTGGCCAGCGGGTCGCAGCCGGAGTAGTTGAGCGGCCGCGTGAAGTAGGGCGTGCACCCCATCGGGTGGAGGTTCGTCACCACCACCTTTCTCATCCCGACGTCGTCGCGCAGCCGCCGGAGCTGCTCCTTCAGCCCCGCCACCACCGTCGGGATGTACGCGATCGCCGCctcctgtattttttttatttttttaattaataatatagtataCTTACTTTGTCAGTCAGCTACGGAATAGTAGCTAGCTTACGCTTGTGCCGTTGTTCttgtcgacgacggcggagtaATCGttgccggagacgacgacgagcgcgacgccggcgggggcGCTCCCCTGCAGCTGCTTCTGGAACAGGTCGATCTGCGAGCTGATGTTGCGCTGGAAGTAGCCCGTGTCCAGCACGCCGGACCCGCCCACCGCGAAGTTCATGCCGCGCCCCAGCAGCCcgccggccgaccgccgccgcagcttGTACGCCACCGGCGTCGGGATGCCAACGGCGCTAGCTGCGCCGATATATACACGTATTAGTATTAAATTAACAACTGGgttttaattttaggattaacCGTATACgtataataagtatatatacgCTCCGTATGCTTACACTGGAAAAGGAATGGTTATGGTTAGGTTTCAGGCAGACAGCTGATGAGAATCttgattaattagtactaCTAACTGCCACATTATCTGACATGATGGATGCACGCGCGCGtgctgcttaattaattaactctgCTGTATATATGCAAGTGAATTagattacaaacaaaaaaagaccAAATGACGTCATATTTAcattggaaaaataatttatgaataaaaactttttcatatgtgtttttagcgatctaaaatttaaactgaaaaataaactatgataaaaaaacaaaatcaattctaaacttaatgttaaaatttaaattttgacccaTAAACGTAAGTAAAAGCACAAATATAGTGGTGatgggtttagggtttagttGCAGAGAAGGAGCTAATAAATTAGTTTATCGGCGTAATCTCATTTAACTTTTAGGTCATCTTCGTTTGCTAAACTATTTAACCATATAAATCGGGGTCACCTGATCTGACGAGATATTGTAGCTCCACACTTGTTTTAGTTGAGAGAAATTATTAATAACAGAATACAGCACATGAGATGTGCTATGCATGGAACATACGCACGACAGTACAGCAGTTGAGAATGAATAGTGCAGCTTTTAGTTTGCCCGCCAATAGGCTGCAACTAAACAAacatgcatgcttgcttgctgTTCAACTTCTTAATTACTCCTAAAATTGTTCATGTGAAAAAGGGAGATCACCTCACACTCACactctaattaattactctAGATAGATGATGTTGTTAAATAGAGAATGCAAATTAAAGGTAAGCAGGATGATCTCTCCAGGAACGGCGGCAGGATGGTTACTGGTATACGGTTGATTGTGATGCATCACCATACAAGCCTGATATACTACTACCAGTTGTTGTTCACTTaggcccctttgattcaaaggaatttcataggaattttagaggatttcattcctataggaatttttcttacaaagccctttgaatcaaaggaatgaatcctataaaattcctatggaatgcatcttcctatataagttttggaggaaatttaacaagaggttgaacctcatggaaaaaatcctttgagtctatctctctcctcaaattaatcaaacggtcattcctgcgtttttcttgtgttttgcaatcctctgttttacactttcagaatcctatgtttttcctattcctccgttttttcattcctgtgattcaaaggggccaTTAATTTCCAACCATTTGTCGGTTTGATTGAGAAAGGTGTTTCGGACGTATGCATCTCTCTCGACCCTAATTATGCTGGTTAATTAGAGCACTAACAGTAGGACATGACGTGCTAATTTGGAGAGTTATATAGGTTAGGTATGAAGAAatactactgctgctgctacgaCAGACAGTCACACAGGCATGGTCGTCGCTATGCATGTGCTGTCAGTTAAAGTCggcatgaaaaaacaaaacaaggaaTGATCGAGATGCGAACTGCTAGTCCAGCTTCCAAAAAACAAGCCAATGCAAAC
This window harbors:
- the LOC102717185 gene encoding GDSL esterase/lipase At5g03610-like; translated protein: MMEPVRRRSSLPSATTMTVVVQLLLCLWCVVVVAVAAESSSPVAGERQRQQQLWVFGDSYADTGNLGNLGRELTHAWYDPYGRTFPRHPTGRFSDGRVLTDFVASAVGIPTPVAYKLRRRSAGGLLGRGMNFAVGGSGVLDTGYFQRNISSQIDLFQKQLQGSAPAGVALVVVSGNDYSAVVDKNNGTSEAAIAYIPTVVAGLKEQLRRLRDDVGMRKVVVTNLHPMGCTPYFTRPLNYSGCDPLANAGSDQHNAALRSVLDALDPTNSTFLLLDLHTPFLTFIDSARFPVRLRPCCETLKADGHCGQLDDAGNKQYTVCDDPDRHFYWDDVHPTQAAWAAVADAFTPAIHRFLST